Proteins encoded within one genomic window of Ursus arctos isolate Adak ecotype North America unplaced genomic scaffold, UrsArc2.0 scaffold_7, whole genome shotgun sequence:
- the EMX2 gene encoding homeobox protein EMX2 isoform X1 translates to MFQPAPKRCFTIESLVAKDSPLPASRSEDPIRPAALSYANSSPINPFLNGFHSAAAAAAGRGVYSNPDLVFAEAVSHPPNPAVPVHPVPPPHALAAHPLPSSHSPHPLFASQQRDPSTFYPWLIHRYRYLGHRFQGNDTSPESFLLHNALARKPKRIRTAFSPSQLLRLEHAFEKNHYVVGAERKQLAHSLSLTETQVKVWFQNRRTKFKRQKLEEEGSDSQQKKKGTHHINRWRIATKQASPEEIDVTSDD, encoded by the exons ATGTTCCAGCCGGCGCCCAAGCGCTGCTTCACCATCGAGTCGCTGGTGGCCAAGGACAGTCCCCTGCCCGCCTCGCGCTCTGAGGACCCCATCCGTCCCGCGGCGCTCAGCTACGCCAACTCCAGCCCCATAAACCCGTTCCTCAACGGCTTCCactcggccgccgccgccgccgccggcagGGGCGTCTACTCCAACCCGGACTTGGTGTTCGCCGAGGCGGTCTCGCACCCGCCCAACCCCGCGGTGCCCGTGCACCCAGTGCCGCCGCCGCACGCCCTGGccgcccaccccctgccctcctcgCACTCGCCACACCCCCTCTTCGCCTCGCAGCAGCGGGACCCGTCTACCTTCTACCCCTGGCTCATCCACCGCTACCGATATCTGGGCCACCGCTTCCAAG GGAACGACACAAGCCCGGAGAGCTTCCTTTTGCACAACGCGCTGGCCCGAAAGCCGAAGCGGATCCGAACCGCCTTTTCCCCGTCCCAGCTTCTGAGGCTGGAACACGCCTTCGAGAAGAACCACTACGTGGTGGGCGCCGAGAGGAAGCAGCTGGCGCACAGCCTCAGCCTCACGGAAACTCAG GTAAAAGTATGGTTTCAGAACCGAAGGACGAAGTTCAAAAGACAGAAGCTGGAGGAAGAAGGCTCAGATtcgcaacaaaagaaaaaagggacgCACCATATTAACCGGTGGAGGATCGCCACCAAACAGGCGAGTCCCGAGGAAATAGACGTGACCTCAGATGATTAA
- the EMX2 gene encoding homeobox protein EMX2 isoform X2 has protein sequence MFQPAPKRCFTIESLVAKDSPLPASRSEDPIRPAALSYANSSPINPFLNGFHSAAAAAAGRGVYSNPDLVFAEAVSHPPNPAVPVHPVPPPHALAAHPLPSSHSPHPLFASQQRDPSTFYPWLIHRYRYLGHRFQGKSMVSEPKDEVQKTEAGGRRLRFATKEKRDAPY, from the exons ATGTTCCAGCCGGCGCCCAAGCGCTGCTTCACCATCGAGTCGCTGGTGGCCAAGGACAGTCCCCTGCCCGCCTCGCGCTCTGAGGACCCCATCCGTCCCGCGGCGCTCAGCTACGCCAACTCCAGCCCCATAAACCCGTTCCTCAACGGCTTCCactcggccgccgccgccgccgccggcagGGGCGTCTACTCCAACCCGGACTTGGTGTTCGCCGAGGCGGTCTCGCACCCGCCCAACCCCGCGGTGCCCGTGCACCCAGTGCCGCCGCCGCACGCCCTGGccgcccaccccctgccctcctcgCACTCGCCACACCCCCTCTTCGCCTCGCAGCAGCGGGACCCGTCTACCTTCTACCCCTGGCTCATCCACCGCTACCGATATCTGGGCCACCGCTTCCAAG GTAAAAGTATGGTTTCAGAACCGAAGGACGAAGTTCAAAAGACAGAAGCTGGAGGAAGAAGGCTCAGATtcgcaacaaaagaaaaaagggacgCACCATATTAA
- the LOC125282748 gene encoding serine/arginine repetitive matrix protein 2-like has product MLRQGAGARGSRLPATAARCLRRPLPAARTDENWGLVLRGSHKQLPPKPGKWLDDWSLLLALRWKGGDSLKCVRERRAPGNPEAWIPAECGTESAPLPRPSLLRPPGPRPRRAFSPRSKLTRSRGAGCGFSSSSFASSSSFGLLSSFSSSSSSSSSFSSSSSSSSSFPTSSPSATASSFTTTTPSGATGSLQSPRPAPPLLRPPGSRTGGTDGQTDTQIPRAQLSVAADPRGPASGKLGSPPEHREGYSRI; this is encoded by the exons ATGCTGCGCCAAGGAGCGGGCGCCCGAGGCTCCCGGCTCCCGGCGACCGCGGCACGCTGCCTCCGCCGCCCGCTGCCCGCGGCGAGGACGGACGAGAATTGGGGACTTGttt TGCGGGGATCACATAAACAGCTTCCTCCGAAGCCTGGTAAATGGCTTGATGATTGGTCGCTATTACTCGCCCTGAGGTGGAAGGGGGGAGACTCTTTAAAGTGCGTCAGAGAGAGGCGAGCGCCTGGGAACCCGGAGGCCTGGATCCCGGCCGAGTGTGGAACGGAGTCGGCGCCGCTGCCTCGGCCGAGCCTCCTGCGCCCGCCAGGCCCCCGGCCTCGCCGCGCCTTCTCCCCGCGCTCCAAGCTCACTCGCTCCCGCGGCGCCGGCTgtggcttctcctcctcctctttcgcctcctcctcttccttcggcctcctctcctccttctcctcctcctcctcctcctcttcctccttctcctcctcctcttcttcctcctcctctttccccacctcctccccttctgccACCGCCTcctccttcaccaccaccactccctCCGGGGCAACCGGGTCCCTGCAGAGTCCCCGGCCCGCGCCGCCTCTGCTGCGGCCCCCTGGATCCCGAACTGGTGGGACAGACGGACAGACGGACACGCAGATCCCTCGCGCCCAGCTCTCGGTAGCTGCTGACCCCCGTGGCCCCGCGTCCGGGAAGCTGGGCTCGCCCCCGGAGCACCGCGAGG